A single genomic interval of Terriglobus albidus harbors:
- a CDS encoding xanthine dehydrogenase family protein molybdopterin-binding subunit yields MIEVIEALSEVTPAQPIAETTTSIYGAQLTRRGFLKTGGSLAVGFSLIRSGIARAEAVDNTTIRAFDAALVETWIEIHPDNTVSFRTGKSDFGQGTVYTAYRQIVAEELDVPFESITTVFTADTDTTPEGGGTFDLLGRGTPNIKKAAAYARQALMQLASEKLGVPKEQLTVESGVVSVTAESGVVPNAGKSIKYGELVKGQNLKLTIPVVGELTSIFGLNVTGNPPMKPVSSYKVVGKSFKNSIIPTKVTGKELWVTNVRLPGMLHARVVHPSTLGSTLVSAGVVDKKKYPNAQVVVKGNLVAVVSPDEWEAIQAASQVAEQTKWSEWKSLPTPAKLYDHLRNESDWKSAPVAKGRKNTGDAAAVLQSSTKTLTATYAMPFLKHAPIGPTMALADYRPDGTVTVHGHTQNAQALRGQIAMMLGTTVDKVVIKTYPGAGHYGRSNGGNAGAEDEAVILSKELGKPVRVQWMRNDDMQWSTQSPAAYADVKIGLDANNRISSYQIEHYMPAGQDDRLIGAVLAGLPTMPAPSEKGGILNNTANGPSDPWMYDQVPNLAELCYGTYQVGQKASPLAIGLRDHTMRTPGQFQQNFPREVAINDAAALAGADPIQFRLDHAKDQRMMNTLRRLREEHGWESRPSPSPAAASTGSAPIRGQGISVMLRSNTYWACACQIAVTPDTGAIKVERMTIVSDPGIVINPEQLKRQVEGGAVMGVSIALHEEVAFNESGITSENWYSYPILTMNEIPDVKVVLIHNPEAGIYGQGSEAPNALASPAIAAAIFDATGKHARKLPFRPEYVKQMMKA; encoded by the coding sequence GTCGGCTTTAGCCTTATCCGCTCCGGTATCGCCCGCGCAGAGGCCGTTGACAACACCACCATCCGCGCTTTCGATGCAGCGCTTGTCGAAACCTGGATCGAGATTCATCCCGATAACACCGTGTCGTTCCGCACCGGTAAGAGTGATTTCGGCCAGGGCACCGTCTACACGGCTTACCGCCAGATCGTCGCCGAGGAACTCGACGTCCCATTCGAATCCATTACCACCGTCTTTACGGCTGACACCGATACCACACCCGAAGGCGGAGGCACCTTCGATCTTCTCGGTCGCGGTACCCCTAACATCAAGAAGGCCGCAGCCTACGCGCGCCAGGCCCTGATGCAGCTTGCCTCCGAAAAGCTTGGCGTCCCTAAAGAGCAGCTCACTGTCGAAAGCGGTGTTGTATCTGTCACTGCAGAGAGCGGCGTCGTTCCCAATGCAGGGAAAAGCATCAAGTACGGAGAACTCGTCAAAGGGCAGAACCTTAAGCTCACCATTCCGGTTGTTGGTGAACTCACCAGTATCTTCGGGCTTAATGTCACCGGCAATCCGCCGATGAAGCCCGTCAGCAGCTATAAGGTTGTCGGCAAGTCCTTCAAGAATTCCATCATCCCCACCAAGGTCACCGGCAAAGAGCTCTGGGTCACCAACGTTAGGCTTCCAGGCATGCTTCATGCCCGTGTCGTCCATCCCTCGACTCTGGGTTCTACCCTTGTCTCCGCAGGTGTCGTTGACAAGAAGAAGTACCCAAACGCCCAGGTCGTCGTGAAGGGCAATCTTGTTGCAGTAGTTTCGCCCGACGAGTGGGAGGCAATTCAGGCCGCATCGCAAGTCGCGGAACAAACCAAGTGGTCCGAGTGGAAGTCTCTGCCGACGCCGGCAAAGCTCTACGATCATCTCCGCAACGAGTCTGACTGGAAGTCGGCTCCGGTCGCCAAGGGGAGAAAGAATACCGGCGACGCCGCAGCCGTACTTCAGTCTTCTACCAAGACCCTCACTGCTACCTACGCAATGCCGTTTCTCAAGCACGCTCCCATCGGACCTACGATGGCGCTTGCGGACTATCGGCCAGACGGAACCGTCACTGTTCATGGGCATACTCAGAATGCACAGGCCCTCCGCGGACAGATTGCGATGATGCTTGGCACGACTGTCGATAAAGTTGTCATCAAGACCTACCCCGGTGCAGGCCACTACGGCCGCTCCAACGGTGGCAACGCAGGCGCGGAAGACGAGGCCGTTATTCTCTCAAAGGAACTTGGAAAACCTGTCCGAGTGCAGTGGATGCGTAACGATGACATGCAGTGGTCCACGCAATCGCCCGCTGCCTACGCCGATGTCAAGATAGGTCTCGATGCGAACAATCGCATCTCGTCCTATCAGATTGAGCACTACATGCCGGCCGGGCAAGATGATCGGCTCATCGGCGCCGTCCTCGCTGGTCTGCCCACAATGCCCGCTCCCAGTGAAAAGGGCGGAATTCTCAACAACACGGCAAACGGTCCATCCGATCCCTGGATGTATGATCAGGTCCCAAACCTTGCCGAACTCTGCTATGGAACCTACCAGGTTGGCCAGAAAGCTTCTCCACTCGCCATAGGTCTTCGCGACCACACGATGCGTACCCCTGGCCAGTTTCAACAGAACTTCCCTCGCGAAGTCGCCATCAATGATGCTGCCGCCCTCGCCGGAGCTGATCCCATCCAGTTCCGCCTCGATCACGCCAAAGATCAGCGTATGATGAACACCCTCCGCCGCTTGCGTGAAGAGCACGGCTGGGAATCACGCCCTTCGCCAAGTCCGGCAGCTGCATCCACTGGCTCCGCGCCCATCCGCGGACAAGGCATCTCCGTCATGCTTCGTTCCAACACCTATTGGGCCTGCGCGTGCCAGATCGCCGTTACTCCTGACACTGGCGCCATTAAGGTCGAAAGAATGACCATCGTTTCGGATCCTGGAATTGTCATCAATCCAGAACAACTCAAGCGCCAGGTTGAAGGCGGAGCGGTCATGGGCGTAAGTATCGCCTTGCATGAAGAAGTTGCCTTCAACGAAAGCGGAATCACGTCAGAAAACTGGTACTCGTATCCCATCCTCACGATGAACGAGATTCCAGATGTCAAAGTTGTGCTCATTCACAATCCAGAAGCCGGTATCTATGGACAGGGCTCAGAAGCGCCTAACGCTCTCGCATCGCCAGCGATCGCGGCCGCCATCTTCGACGCAACCGGAAAACACGCGCGCAAACTCCCATTTCGTCCCGAGTACGTGAAGCAGATGATGAAGGCCTAG